The Acidovorax sp. RAC01 genomic sequence GCGCTGGACGACGTGATGGCGATGCCGGACTTTCAGGTCACCGAGATTTCCGAGGTGTTCCCGGAGGAAGAAACGGCACGTGCAGCCGTACCCGACGCTGGCCAGGAGATCGATTTCTCTGTGTTCGCAGCGGCGCTGAGCGAGCCGTCTGTGGCGCAAACCCCGTCCGGCGAAGGTACTGCCGGGGTCGATTTCGAACTGGACCTCGAGTTGCCGGTGCTGGAAGGTTCCGACTCCGGTGCTGCCTCCCAGGAAAGCATCGAGAACGAAGCGGTTGCTACCCCGGCGCATGATCTGGAGAGCTTGCCAGACGAAGTTGCCGACCCGGTCGAGGTGGTTGAGCTGGTTGAGGCGGCGTCTGTACTGTCTGCCGACCCAGAGACGGAGGTCTTGGCGGTAAGCGCCGAGGAAAACCCGATCTCCCTTGACCATCTTGCCGACGCTTCCCCGTCTGCACAGGATCTGCCCAGCGAGCAGGCGCAAGACGACGCTGTGTCCCGGTCAACACAGGACGACCAGCTGCTGGAACCTGCGTCTGGTTCCGACGCGTCCGAGGACGATGCGGTCAAGGTGATTGACACGCTGCGCATCGGCATACCTCTGTACAACGTCTACCTCAACGAGGCCGATGAATGGTCGCGTCGCCTGGCGACATGTCTGCAGGAGTGGTCACTGGAGCTCCACGAGCCGCTGCCCGATACGGCGGTGGCTCTCGCCCATTCGCTGGCCGGAAGTTCCGCCACCGTTGGATTCACTGCGTTGTCGGAGCTGTCCCGGATGCTGGAACACGCGCTCCAGCATGTCCAGCTGCAGTCCGGTGGTACCGAAGAGCAGGCAGCCGTTTTCATGGCTGCCTCGGAGGACGTGCGTCGTCTGCTCCATCAGTTTGCCGCTGGATTCCTCAAGGAACCAAGCCCTGAGGTGATGGACCAGCTGCGGCGCATTCTTGAGGCAGAGGTCGAGAACACCCTCTCGCCGCCCGAGGAAGATGCCGAGGCCATGCTGGACGCGGCACTCGCGCAAGAGGCTGCCGCAATGGCAATCCACGAGGCAGCGCCCGTCCCGGAAGTTCAGGCCGATGTACCTGTCCCGGATGATTCTGTTCCGGCCCACCCTGTGGTGCAGCCGGGTCATGTGGCGCCGGCCCTCTCGGTCGTGGCACGGGACCAGGACCAGCATGTGGACGATGCCATCGCCCATGCGGTGGCCCTGGGTAACGACGTGGATGACGATATCGATGCCATCGACGTCATCGACCCGGACCTTTTCCCGATCTTCGAAGAAGAAGCGCAGGAACTCCTTCCACAGCTCGGCGGTGCATTGCGCCAATGGGCCTCTCGCCCGGACAACACCGGTGCGCGCAACGAAGTGCTGCGAGCGCTTCACACCCTCAAGGGCAGCTCCCGGCTTGCCGGGGCCATGCGCCTGGGCGAAATGGCGCACCGGCTCGAGTCCGCCATCGAATCGCTGGATGCGGAGACGGTCACATCGGAACAGATCGAACCGCTGCAGGCAAGCTTTGACGGTTTGCAAGCCAACTTCGACGCGCTGCGTGCGATTGGGCAAAGTTCTGCCGACACAGTCGTGGCCCTGCCGGTGGCGCCCGCCGAGAAGTCGCTGCCGGACCTCGCCGATGCCAATGCATCGCAGAGCGTGTCTGCGGCCGCCCCTGCGCCAGCACCTGCAAGGCTGCCGGCACCTACGCAACTGGGGCCGTTGCGCGCCGCTGCCAGCCAGTCGGTTCGCGTACGTGCGCAACTGCTGGATCGTCTCGTCAACCAGGCGGGCGAAGTCATGATCAGCCGCTCGCGCCTCGATGTGCGGCTGGGCCAGTTCCGCAGCTCGCTGAGCGACCTGTCGGGCAATCTGGATCGCCTGCGCCAGCAGTTGCGGGACATCGAGGTTCAGGCTGAATCGCAGATGCAGTCGCGTCTGGCGCTGTCCAAGGACTCGGCTGCCGGATTCGACCCCCTGGAGTTCGACCGTTTCACCCGCGTGCAGGAATTGACGCGCATGATGGCCGAGTCGGTCAACGACGTGGCCACCGTGCAGCGCAACCTGCAGCGCGCCATGGAAGGTGCCGAAGACGACCTGATTGCCCAGGGCCGTCAGGCGCGCGAATTACAGCGCGATCTGCTGCGCACCCGCATGGTGGAGTTCGAGGGCATTGCCGAGCGCCTGTATGCCGTGGTCCGTCAGGCATCCAAGGAAACCGGCAAGCAGATCAAGCTGGACATCACTGGCGGCTCCATCGAGATGGACCGCGGCGTGCTGGACCGCATGACCCCGGCTTTCGAACACCTTTTGCGCAACTGCGTGGCCCACGGCATCGAGCAGCCCGATGTGCGTACCGCTGCCGGCAAGCCCGCCACCGGCACCATCACCGTCGACCTGCACCAGGAAGGCAACGATGTGTCTGTGGAGTTCCGCGACGATGGCGCCGGCCTGGATCTGCCGCGTATCCGCGAAAAGGCACTGTCGCAAGGGATTGTTGGCCCCGACGTCGCGCTCAGTGACGCCGATGCCGCCAACCTCATCTTCATGCCGGGTTTCTCGACAGCGTCGGAGGTAACCGGGCTGGCTGGTCGCGGGATCGGCATGGACGTGGTTCGTGCAGAAATCAATGCGCTGGGCGGCCGGATCGAGACTTCGACCGAGGCGGGCAAGGGCGCTGCGTTCCGCATGGTTCTGCCGCTCACCACCGCTGTGACCCAGGTGGTGATGCTGCGTGCGGGTGAGCTGGCCATTGGGGTGCCTGCGAGTGTGGTCGAGATTGTGCGTCGCACCCCAGCGGCCGATTTGCAGGAGGCTTACCGTACGGGCTACTTCGACGACGGCACGGAGAAGGTGCCGTTCTTCTGGTCGGGCGCGCTGCTGCAGGCATCGACCCGAAGCAGTGAGCCTGGTGGGAAGACCCGTCCTGTCGTCATCTTCCGAAGTGCGTCGCAACGCATTGCCATGCACGTCGATGAAGTGCTGGGCAACCAGGAAGTGGTGGTGAAGAACCTCGGGCCACAGCTGTCCCGTCTGCCTGGCCTGGCCGGCATGTCGGTACTTGCTTCCGGTGCGGTGGTTCTGATCTACAACCCGGTGGCCCTGGCGACGGTGTATGGCGATCAGGTGCGTGCAGCCAGCGTGGCCTTGCCGCCTGCGCAGGATGCCGAAAGCCCATCCACCGGAAAGCCTGCAAGCGCTACTGCGCTGGCGGGTCCAAGCCAGGTGCCCCTTGTGCTGGTGGTGGACGATTCCATCACGGTGCGCCGCGTCACGCAGCGTCTGCTGCAGCGCGAAGGTTACCGGGTGGCACTGGCCGCCGATGGCCTGCAGGCGCTGGAGCGGCTGCAGGAAGAGCGTCCGACCGTGGTGCTGTCCGACATCGAAATGCCGCGCATGGACGGCTTCGACCTGGCCCGCAACATCCGCGCCGATGGTGCACTGCGCGACCTCCCGATCATCATGATTACCTCGCGTATCGCCGAAAAGCACCGTGAGCATGCCATGGAGCTGGGCGTCAACCACTACCTGGGCAAGCCGTACTCGGACGAAGAGCTGCTCAGTCTGATCCAGCACTACGCCCGGCTTGCGGCAGCGGTAGAGGCCTGAACGACCCATACCGAGCCAGCTCTGTAGCGCCATATTCGACGGTTCACGAGGGCCTGTCCTGCGGGGCAGGCCCTTGACGTTTGTGGAGCGCCGAAACGCGCACATCCAGTGCGTCGGCCATTCACAAGGCCCAAGGCCCCGCTTCAATCTGAGGAAGATGCATGAAATCGACCCCCGCAGCACCTGTGATACCTGATCCACGTCTGCTGGCGTGCCTTGCCGTCGTGGTGCGCGAGCGGGCATCGGATCTGTTTTTGATGGCGGGCGCCACGCCCACCATCAAACGCCAGGGCCTGTTCGTGCCACTGGGCAGGCAGCTGCTCACGCCCGACGCGGTCCGGCAGCTGGCCTATTCGATCCTGCGGCCCGAGCAGCGGCACGAATTCGAGACCACGATGGAGTGCGACCTGTCCATCGACACGCCCGACGGTGAGCGTTTTCGCGTGAACGTTCACATGCAGCGCGGCCAGGTGGGCATGGTCATTCGCCATGTGGTGTCCTCCATCCCGGGGCTGGACGAGCTGGGCCTGCCGCCAGTGCTCAAGAAGCTGGCGTTCCTCAAGCGCGGACTGGTGCTCACGGTGGGCGCTGCGGGGTCTGGCAAGACCACCACGCTGGCGTCCTTGCTGGACCACCGCAATGCCAACACCGGCGGGCACATCCTCACGGTGGAAGACCCGATCGAGTACCTGCACACGCACAAGAAATCGCTCATCACGCAGCGTGAGGTGGGCCTGGACACGCGCTCATACGACGAAGCGTTGCGCCGGGCCATGCGCGAGGCGCCGAACGTCATCATGATCGGCGAGATCCGTGACCGCGCCACCATGCAGCACGCGCTGCACTACGCCGAATCCGGCCACCTGTGCGTATCCACGCTGCACGCCAACAACGCCAACCAGGCCGTGCAGCGCATCCTCAACTTCTTCCCGGAAACCGCACAGCGCCAGCTGCTCATGGACCTCTCGCTCAACCTGAGTGCGGTGGTCGCGCTGCGCCTGGTCCCCGGACTGGCGGGTCAGCTTGTGCCCGCCACCGAGATCATGCTGCTCACGCCCTTCGTGGCCGAGCTGATCCAGAAGGGGCAGATCGACGAGCTCAAGACGGCCATCGTGCGGAGCGGCGAGCAGGGCATGTGCAGCTTCGACCAGTCGCTGCTGGCCATGGTGGATGCGGGATCGATCTCGCCGGAAGAGGCCATCGCCCATGCCGACAATCGCACCGATGTCAGCCTGCGCCTGCGCCTGGCGGCTGGCAATTCGTTCGAGATTGCCGGCATGCGCATGACGGAGCCCGCGCGCGAGGCGGAGCCGATCACCCGGTATTGACCCAAGGTAACGGGCCCGGGCAAGGCCGTGGTCGTCGCGACGACGGCCGCTGCCCTGCTACCCCGCCACCTGCTTGACCACCGCATACCGCTGCAGCGTCTTCTGGCGCGCAGCGTCATGGTCGACCACGGGCAGCGGATAGTCCCGCCCCAGCGTGATGCCGGCCACCTGAAGATCCAGCGGGCGTGCCGCCCAGGGCGCGTGCAGGGCGGGTGTGGGCAGCGCCGCCAGCTGCGGCAGATAGCGGCGGATGAACTTGCCCTCCGGGTCGAACTTCTGGCTCTGGCTCACTGGGTTGAAGATGCGGAAGTACGGCTGGGCATCGCAGCCGCTGGAGCTGGCCCACTGCCAGCCCCCGTTGTTGGCGGCCAGGTCAAAGTCGTTGAGTTGCCTGGCAAAGTACCGCTCGCCCCAGCGCCAGTCGATGCCCAGGTCCTTGACGAGAAAGCTGGCCACCACCATCCGCAGGCGGTTGTGCATGTAGCCCGTCTGGTTGATCTGCGCCATGGCCGCATCCACCAGCGGATAGCCTGTGCGCCCCTCGCACCAGGCGGCAAACAGCGCTTCGGCCTGTGGCCCGGCTTCCCACTGGATCGCGTCATAAGCGGGCTTGAAACTGCGCTCTGCGACGTGCGGATGGTGGTGCAGGATCTGAAAATAGAAGTCGCGCCAGATCAGCTCGCTCAGCCACGTGCTGGCGCCGGCACTGCCCGACTGCATGCGGCTGTGCGCCGAGCGGGCCAGCAGGCGTGGCGATACCGTGCCAAAGCGCAGGTGCACGCTCAGGTAGCTGGGTCCCTTCACGGCCGGGAAGTTGCGCGTGTCTTCGTAGCGGTCGATGCGGTCCAGGAAATCCTTGAACAGCGCCTGCCCGCCCGTGCTGCCCGTGGGCAGTTTCAGCTCCGAAAGGCCTGCCGGCTCAAACCCGAGTTCCGTGAGCGTGGGCACGGGCCGGCACCGGGCTTGCGGCAGGGGTGCGAGCCGGTGGGCCAGGGGTGCCACAGGCAACTCGGCCAGCACTTGCGCGTCGGCCTTCTTGAGCCATGCGTTCTTGTACGGCGTGAATACGCTGTACGGCGAGGCCGACTGCGTGAGCACCTCGCTGCGCTCCAGCACCATGTGGTCCTTGAAGGTATGGAACGCCCGGCCCGCCGCAGCCAGCCGCGTGCGCACCAGTGCATCGCGGGCCAGGGCCTGGGGTTCGTCGTCATGGTTGGCAAATACTGCCTGCGCGCCCAGCTCTGCTGCCAGGGCTGGCACCGCTTGTGCCGCCAGGGCGTGTTGCACTATGAGCCCGCCCGTGCCCTGGGGTGACAGGGAGCGCAGCGTGGCGTCCAGTTCCACCAGCGTCTCGCGCAGGAACTCCACCCGACGGTCCTGGCGCGGCAGGTCGTCCAGAATCTCCGTGTCGAACACAAAGACGCAATGCACCTGCTGGCACTGGTTCAGGGCATGGTGCAGGGCGGCCTGGTCGTCGGCCCGCAGGTCGCGGCGGAACCAGACCAGGCCACAGAGGTACGGGGTAGGGGAAGAGGGGGGCGCCATGTTCGCCGTTAAAATTGAAGGATGTCTTCTGATTCTGCGCCCATGAACCTCACGCATCATTTCCTGATTGCGATGCCCGGTCTGGAAGATGAGTCTTTCGCGCGCAGTGTCATCTACCTGTGCGAGCACAGCGAACGCGGCGCGCTCGGCCTCATCATCAACAAGCCGACCGATATCACCCTCAAGGGCCTGTTCGACAAGGTGGACCTTTCCCTGCGGCGCGAGGACCTGAGCCGCGAGCCCGTGTTCCAGGGCGGGCCGGTGCAGACCGAGCGCGGCTTTGTGTTGCACGAACCCATGCTGATGAACAAGGCCGAGACCGACGAATCCGCCTACGCATCGACCATGACCATCCCCGGCGGGCTGGAGATGACCACCTCCAAGGACGTGCTCGAAGCATTGTCCACCGGCGCAGGGCCGCGGCGGGTGCTGATCACCCTGGGCTATTCATCGTGGGGCGAAGGGCAGCTTGAATCCGAGTTGGCCGAAAACGCCTGGCTTACCGTGGGCGCCGATCTTTCGGTGATCTTCGACACCCCCGTGCCCGAGCGTTACGACCGGGCTCTGGCGCTGCTGGGCCTCAAGGCCTGGATGCTGTCGCCCGAAGCGGGGCACGCATGACCGGCCTGCCCGTTCAGCCGGCTGTTTCTGCGCATTTCCAGACGTTTCTCGCTTTCGACTTTGGCCTCAAGCGCACGGGTGTGGCTTCGGGCAACCGCATGCTGCGCAGTGCCACGCCGCAGCCCACCATCAAGGCCGAGGGCGATGCCCGCTTTGTGCAGGTGGCCCAGCGCATCAAGGAATGGCAGCCCGATGCCCTGGTGATCGGCGTGCCTTACCACCCCGATGGCGCCAGCCACGAGAACACCGAGCGCGCGCTCAAGTTCGGGCGCCAGCTGCGCGGACGCTTCGGGTTGCAGGTGTTCGAGGTGGACGAGCGCTACAGCACCACCGAGGCAATCTCGGGGGGCGCCAAGGATGCAGACGCCGCGTCGGCCTGCATCATCCTGGAACAGTTTTTGAGGAATCTTCCATGAGCCATCCTTCCCATCCAGCGGCCAGCGTGGGGGCTCTGGCCCTCGACGCCGAGGCGCTGTACAGCGAGCTGCTGCGCGGCGTGCGCAGCATGCTCACGCCCACCACGCGCCTTGCAGGCATTGCCTCCGGCGGCGCCTGGCTGGCCGAGCGCCTGCAAAAGGACCTCGGCCTGCAAGGGCCTGCCGGCGTGCTGTCGTCGGTGATGCACCGCGACGACTTTGCCCAGCGCGGTCTTTCGGCCAGCGCGCAGACATCGCTGCCGTTTGATGTGAATGGCGCCGACGTGCTGGTGCTCGACGACGTGCTCTACACCGGCCGCACCATCCGCGCCGTGCTCAACGAGCTGTTCGACTACGGCCGCCCCGCCAGCGTGCGCCTGGCGGTGCTGGTGGACCGAGGCGGCCGCGAGCTGCCGGTACAGGCCGACTTTGCCGCGGCGCGCGTGGCCCTGCCCGCTGCGCAGTCGCTGGCCCTGGCCCGTGATGACGCCAGTGGCAACTTCCAATTCCAAGTCCAGGACAAAGACTAAAGAGGCCCGACCGTGCTGCACAAGCGCAATCCCCAACTCAACAAGAACGGCGAGCTGATCCACCTGCTCTCCATCGAGGGCCTGCCGCGCGACATCGTCACGC encodes the following:
- a CDS encoding PilT/PilU family type 4a pilus ATPase, whose amino-acid sequence is MKSTPAAPVIPDPRLLACLAVVVRERASDLFLMAGATPTIKRQGLFVPLGRQLLTPDAVRQLAYSILRPEQRHEFETTMECDLSIDTPDGERFRVNVHMQRGQVGMVIRHVVSSIPGLDELGLPPVLKKLAFLKRGLVLTVGAAGSGKTTTLASLLDHRNANTGGHILTVEDPIEYLHTHKKSLITQREVGLDTRSYDEALRRAMREAPNVIMIGEIRDRATMQHALHYAESGHLCVSTLHANNANQAVQRILNFFPETAQRQLLMDLSLNLSAVVALRLVPGLAGQLVPATEIMLLTPFVAELIQKGQIDELKTAIVRSGEQGMCSFDQSLLAMVDAGSISPEEAIAHADNRTDVSLRLRLAAGNSFEIAGMRMTEPAREAEPITRY
- the ruvX gene encoding Holliday junction resolvase RuvX; the protein is MTGLPVQPAVSAHFQTFLAFDFGLKRTGVASGNRMLRSATPQPTIKAEGDARFVQVAQRIKEWQPDALVIGVPYHPDGASHENTERALKFGRQLRGRFGLQVFEVDERYSTTEAISGGAKDADAASACIILEQFLRNLP
- a CDS encoding Hpt domain-containing protein, which encodes MSSIDVNNAPGADGSQVDQDLGPLAWVLDELRKSLDGAVKAMRRFVRDAETARESDLAALDAGSLRIARQQLHQACGALEMVGMGPPSLVLRAMESAVQKFVQRPETCSDEAAAVIERASFALIEYLETVLAGKAISPVALFPQYREAQALAGADRVHPADLWPVERRFREPEGMSAAPPLHYGPEARARLDSAVLRIVKSGDARAALNLRDTCLGFVAAAKEREPRAFWKICAGFFEAFGLGLLPADVYVKRVASRVLMQYATLAKGDPTIADRLVQDLLFFCSQARPPEAGVPAAPALQAVRQAFALDRYKPVDYETARFGRFDPAMLAQARKRIAAATETWSALAGGDRNKLKPAADQFSLVCDSLRKLHPGSEGLAQALTRVMESTTRAGEPPSPALAMEVATSVLYLQAAFEELDAADSQMEARANRLAERLGAVGAGAEPEPLEQWMEELYRRVSDNQTMGSVVDELRSTLGEAEKALDLYFRSPQDPSLLGPVPGHLAQMRGVLSVLGLDQASLAVVRMRDTVERLLINEVPESDRQTVFEKLGNSLGALGFLIDMLSYQRTMARKLFVYDEQLGELRLLMGKARSRTSDAREEAPAKLDERAPTPLPDVVPRFPVEPQLSEPTDFGSLPDFPTESVRSAGPSVLPSDELAADISFAPASVQEPKADVIEPIAAMAPVVRPAVEDELLEVFLEEAREVVATGLAALDVLRDEPGNLSEQTTLRRAFHTLKGSSRMVGLNDFGEAAWSMEQVLNAWLAEQKPVHPGLHDLSTDALQAFGRWADDIASGQADGWDPQAFRASADAMRVDGATVPLVVPGGAAKAPSDDVPAELLRTQILEIPPALESDGDSAALDDVMAMPDFQVTEISEVFPEEETARAAVPDAGQEIDFSVFAAALSEPSVAQTPSGEGTAGVDFELDLELPVLEGSDSGAASQESIENEAVATPAHDLESLPDEVADPVEVVELVEAASVLSADPETEVLAVSAEENPISLDHLADASPSAQDLPSEQAQDDAVSRSTQDDQLLEPASGSDASEDDAVKVIDTLRIGIPLYNVYLNEADEWSRRLATCLQEWSLELHEPLPDTAVALAHSLAGSSATVGFTALSELSRMLEHALQHVQLQSGGTEEQAAVFMAASEDVRRLLHQFAAGFLKEPSPEVMDQLRRILEAEVENTLSPPEEDAEAMLDAALAQEAAAMAIHEAAPVPEVQADVPVPDDSVPAHPVVQPGHVAPALSVVARDQDQHVDDAIAHAVALGNDVDDDIDAIDVIDPDLFPIFEEEAQELLPQLGGALRQWASRPDNTGARNEVLRALHTLKGSSRLAGAMRLGEMAHRLESAIESLDAETVTSEQIEPLQASFDGLQANFDALRAIGQSSADTVVALPVAPAEKSLPDLADANASQSVSAAAPAPAPARLPAPTQLGPLRAAASQSVRVRAQLLDRLVNQAGEVMISRSRLDVRLGQFRSSLSDLSGNLDRLRQQLRDIEVQAESQMQSRLALSKDSAAGFDPLEFDRFTRVQELTRMMAESVNDVATVQRNLQRAMEGAEDDLIAQGRQARELQRDLLRTRMVEFEGIAERLYAVVRQASKETGKQIKLDITGGSIEMDRGVLDRMTPAFEHLLRNCVAHGIEQPDVRTAAGKPATGTITVDLHQEGNDVSVEFRDDGAGLDLPRIREKALSQGIVGPDVALSDADAANLIFMPGFSTASEVTGLAGRGIGMDVVRAEINALGGRIETSTEAGKGAAFRMVLPLTTAVTQVVMLRAGELAIGVPASVVEIVRRTPAADLQEAYRTGYFDDGTEKVPFFWSGALLQASTRSSEPGGKTRPVVIFRSASQRIAMHVDEVLGNQEVVVKNLGPQLSRLPGLAGMSVLASGAVVLIYNPVALATVYGDQVRAASVALPPAQDAESPSTGKPASATALAGPSQVPLVLVVDDSITVRRVTQRLLQREGYRVALAADGLQALERLQEERPTVVLSDIEMPRMDGFDLARNIRADGALRDLPIIMITSRIAEKHREHAMELGVNHYLGKPYSDEELLSLIQHYARLAAAVEA
- a CDS encoding cryptochrome/photolyase family protein; amino-acid sequence: MAPPSSPTPYLCGLVWFRRDLRADDQAALHHALNQCQQVHCVFVFDTEILDDLPRQDRRVEFLRETLVELDATLRSLSPQGTGGLIVQHALAAQAVPALAAELGAQAVFANHDDEPQALARDALVRTRLAAAGRAFHTFKDHMVLERSEVLTQSASPYSVFTPYKNAWLKKADAQVLAELPVAPLAHRLAPLPQARCRPVPTLTELGFEPAGLSELKLPTGSTGGQALFKDFLDRIDRYEDTRNFPAVKGPSYLSVHLRFGTVSPRLLARSAHSRMQSGSAGASTWLSELIWRDFYFQILHHHPHVAERSFKPAYDAIQWEAGPQAEALFAAWCEGRTGYPLVDAAMAQINQTGYMHNRLRMVVASFLVKDLGIDWRWGERYFARQLNDFDLAANNGGWQWASSSGCDAQPYFRIFNPVSQSQKFDPEGKFIRRYLPQLAALPTPALHAPWAARPLDLQVAGITLGRDYPLPVVDHDAARQKTLQRYAVVKQVAG
- a CDS encoding YqgE/AlgH family protein, giving the protein MSSDSAPMNLTHHFLIAMPGLEDESFARSVIYLCEHSERGALGLIINKPTDITLKGLFDKVDLSLRREDLSREPVFQGGPVQTERGFVLHEPMLMNKAETDESAYASTMTIPGGLEMTTSKDVLEALSTGAGPRRVLITLGYSSWGEGQLESELAENAWLTVGADLSVIFDTPVPERYDRALALLGLKAWMLSPEAGHA
- the pyrR gene encoding bifunctional pyr operon transcriptional regulator/uracil phosphoribosyltransferase PyrR; amino-acid sequence: MSHPSHPAASVGALALDAEALYSELLRGVRSMLTPTTRLAGIASGGAWLAERLQKDLGLQGPAGVLSSVMHRDDFAQRGLSASAQTSLPFDVNGADVLVLDDVLYTGRTIRAVLNELFDYGRPASVRLAVLVDRGGRELPVQADFAAARVALPAAQSLALARDDASGNFQFQVQDKD